Proteins encoded by one window of Streptomyces clavuligerus:
- a CDS encoding PadR family transcriptional regulator: MPPVFAHGRLRLYLLKLLDEAPRHGYEVIRLLEERFHGLYAPSAGTVYPRLAKLEAEGLVTHATEGGRKVYSLTDAGREELARRRAELVGLEQEIRESVSGLAAEIRDEVRGAVGGLRGGLRAAATATADGPDRERTEREEWREVTHAWQEQARQAREDAQHARHQAKEAQEKARRELQRLAREVQDQVEEHVARGAWPTGVREGLTGLTDRLGTLAKQQMSWTAGGQEEPGTPAGPEPRRTPSAPEPSAAPAGSSAPSAPKGPSAPSAPETSSASKASSVSKAPSVSEAPAEPFAPEPGTAEASGSPSSGDPFRDLERLLDRFRDDIRDAARDHGVTESQLADARRHLSTASAHIVAALLTGGGRKG; the protein is encoded by the coding sequence ATGCCGCCCGTATTCGCCCACGGCCGACTGCGCCTGTATCTGCTGAAACTCCTGGACGAGGCCCCCCGCCACGGGTACGAGGTGATCCGGCTGCTGGAGGAGCGCTTCCACGGCCTGTACGCGCCCTCCGCGGGCACCGTCTACCCCCGGCTCGCCAAGCTGGAGGCGGAGGGCCTGGTCACCCATGCCACCGAGGGCGGGCGCAAGGTCTACTCCCTCACCGACGCGGGCCGCGAGGAGCTGGCGCGGCGCCGGGCGGAGCTGGTCGGTCTGGAGCAGGAGATCAGGGAGTCGGTCTCCGGGCTGGCCGCCGAGATCCGCGACGAGGTGCGGGGCGCGGTGGGCGGGCTCCGCGGCGGGCTGCGCGCCGCCGCCACGGCCACCGCGGACGGCCCGGACCGGGAGCGGACCGAGCGGGAGGAGTGGCGCGAGGTCACCCATGCGTGGCAGGAGCAGGCCCGGCAGGCCCGCGAGGACGCCCAGCACGCCCGCCACCAGGCCAAGGAGGCCCAGGAGAAGGCGCGCCGGGAGCTTCAGCGCCTCGCCAGGGAGGTTCAGGACCAGGTCGAGGAGCACGTCGCGCGCGGCGCCTGGCCCACAGGGGTCCGCGAGGGGCTCACCGGGCTGACGGACCGGCTCGGCACGCTGGCCAAGCAGCAGATGTCATGGACAGCGGGGGGCCAGGAGGAGCCGGGGACACCCGCGGGACCGGAGCCGCGGCGGACCCCTTCGGCACCGGAGCCGTCCGCCGCCCCGGCCGGCTCGTCCGCGCCCTCCGCGCCGAAGGGCCCGTCCGCACCGTCCGCGCCAGAGACATCCTCCGCGTCAAAGGCATCGTCCGTGTCAAAGGCACCGTCCGTGTCGGAGGCCCCGGCCGAACCGTTCGCACCGGAGCCGGGGACCGCCGAAGCCTCCGGGAGCCCGTCCAGCGGTGACCCGTTCCGCGATCTGGAACGGCTGCTCGACCGCTTCCGGGACGACATCCGGGACGCGGCCCGCGACCACGGGGTGACGGAGTCCCAGCTCGCCGACGCCCGCCGCCATCTGTCGACGGCCTCGGCGCACATCGTCGCCGCGCTGCTCACGGGCGGCGGCCGGAAGGGCTGA
- a CDS encoding zinc-binding dehydrogenase codes for MFAAYAARIDRDDPLKGLELGERPAPGDRPGWTTVTVRAASLNHHDLWSLRGVGLPEGRLPMILGCDAAGVDAEGREVVVHAVIGQTGHGVGPDEPQSILTERHQGTFAEQVSVPSWNVLPKPKELSFEEAACLPTAWLTAYRMLFTNAGVRPGDSVLVQGAGGGVATAAIVLGKAAGLRMYATSRHEAKRTRAVALGAVGAFEPGARLPHRVDAVIETVGAATWSHSIKSLRPGGTLVISGATSGDRPSHAELTRIFFLELKVVGSTMGTRDELEDLLAFCAATGVRPVIDQVLPLDRAREGFERMAGGDLFGKIVLTP; via the coding sequence ATGTTTGCCGCCTATGCCGCACGTATCGACCGTGACGACCCGCTCAAGGGACTGGAGTTGGGGGAGCGACCGGCCCCCGGGGACCGGCCCGGCTGGACCACGGTGACCGTGAGAGCCGCCTCGCTCAACCACCACGACCTCTGGTCCCTGCGCGGGGTGGGACTCCCCGAGGGACGCCTCCCGATGATCCTCGGCTGCGACGCCGCCGGGGTCGACGCCGAGGGCCGGGAGGTGGTCGTCCACGCCGTCATCGGCCAGACCGGCCACGGGGTCGGCCCCGACGAGCCGCAGTCCATCCTCACCGAGCGCCATCAGGGCACCTTCGCCGAGCAGGTCTCCGTACCCTCCTGGAACGTTCTGCCCAAGCCGAAGGAGCTGAGCTTCGAGGAGGCCGCCTGTCTGCCCACGGCCTGGCTCACCGCCTATCGGATGCTCTTCACCAACGCGGGGGTGCGGCCCGGGGACTCGGTCCTGGTCCAGGGCGCGGGCGGGGGAGTGGCGACCGCCGCGATCGTGCTCGGGAAGGCCGCCGGGCTGCGGATGTACGCCACCAGCCGGCACGAGGCCAAGCGGACCCGGGCCGTCGCGCTCGGCGCGGTCGGCGCCTTCGAGCCGGGGGCGCGGCTGCCGCACCGGGTGGACGCGGTGATCGAGACGGTGGGGGCGGCCACCTGGTCCCACTCCATCAAGTCGCTGCGCCCGGGGGGCACGCTGGTCATCTCCGGCGCGACCAGTGGTGACCGGCCCTCCCACGCCGAGCTGACCCGGATCTTCTTCCTGGAGCTGAAGGTGGTGGGCTCCACCATGGGCACCCGGGACGAGCTGGAGGATCTGCTCGCTTTCTGTGCCGCGACCGGGGTACGGCCCGTGATCGACCAGGTGCTGCCGCTGGACCGGGCCCGGGAGGGCTTCGAGCGGATGGCGGGCGGGGACCTCTTCGGCAAGATCGTGCTGACGCCCTGA
- a CDS encoding NAD(P)-dependent malic enzyme encodes MAAEIVNPPSGSAEGAERLDAGADSAPTEPFDPAFALHRGGKMAVQATVPVRNKDDLSLAYTPGVAKVCSAIAEQPELVHDYTWKSQVVAVVTDGTAVLGLGDIGPEASLPVMEGKAILFKQFGGVDAVPIALATTDTDEIVETVVRLAPSFGGVNLEDISAPRCFEIERRLQERLDIPVFHDDQHGTAVVTLAALRNAAKLTGRTLGELRAVISGAGAAGVAIAKFLLEAGLGDVAVADRKGIVSRDREDLNPVKRELAGLTNKAGLSGSLESALAGADVFIGVSGGTVPEAAVASMAPGAFVFAMANPTPEIHPDIAHKYAAVVATGRSDFPNQINNVLAFPGIFAGALQVRASRITEGMKIAAARALADVVGDELAPDRVIPSPFDERVAPAVTAAVAAAARAEGVARR; translated from the coding sequence ATGGCAGCGGAGATCGTCAACCCTCCCAGCGGCAGCGCCGAAGGCGCCGAGCGGCTGGACGCCGGTGCGGACAGCGCTCCCACCGAGCCCTTCGATCCGGCCTTCGCCCTGCACCGGGGCGGCAAGATGGCCGTGCAGGCCACGGTTCCCGTGCGGAACAAGGACGACCTTTCCCTCGCGTACACCCCCGGTGTCGCCAAGGTGTGCAGCGCGATCGCCGAGCAGCCGGAGCTGGTCCACGACTACACCTGGAAGTCCCAGGTGGTCGCCGTGGTCACCGACGGCACGGCGGTCCTGGGCCTCGGCGACATCGGCCCCGAGGCATCCCTCCCGGTGATGGAGGGGAAGGCGATCCTCTTCAAGCAGTTCGGCGGCGTGGACGCGGTCCCGATCGCGCTCGCCACCACCGACACGGACGAGATCGTCGAGACCGTCGTCCGGCTCGCCCCGTCCTTCGGTGGGGTGAATCTGGAGGACATCTCGGCCCCGCGCTGCTTCGAGATCGAGCGCAGGCTCCAGGAGCGGCTGGACATCCCGGTCTTCCACGACGACCAGCACGGCACCGCCGTGGTGACGCTCGCCGCGCTGCGGAACGCGGCGAAGCTGACCGGCCGGACCCTGGGCGAGCTGCGCGCGGTGATCTCGGGCGCGGGCGCGGCCGGGGTGGCCATCGCCAAGTTCCTGCTGGAGGCGGGGCTCGGCGATGTCGCGGTGGCCGACCGCAAGGGCATCGTCAGCCGGGACCGCGAGGACCTGAACCCGGTCAAGCGGGAGCTGGCCGGGCTGACCAACAAGGCGGGGCTCAGCGGCTCCCTGGAGTCCGCGCTGGCGGGGGCCGACGTCTTCATCGGGGTCTCCGGCGGCACGGTGCCGGAGGCCGCCGTCGCCTCCATGGCCCCGGGCGCCTTCGTCTTCGCGATGGCCAACCCCACCCCGGAGATCCACCCCGACATCGCGCACAAGTACGCGGCGGTGGTGGCCACGGGCCGCAGCGACTTCCCCAACCAGATCAACAATGTGCTGGCCTTCCCGGGGATCTTCGCGGGCGCGCTCCAGGTGCGGGCCTCCCGGATCACCGAGGGCATGAAGATCGCCGCCGCGCGGGCGCTGGCCGACGTGGTCGGGGACGAGCTGGCGCCGGACCGGGTCATCCCCTCGCCGTTCGACGAGCGGGTCGCCCCGGCGGTGACCGCCGCGGTCGCCGCCGCCGCCCGCGCCGAGGGCGTCGCCCGCCGCTAG